In one Saccharibacillus brassicae genomic region, the following are encoded:
- a CDS encoding ComEA family DNA-binding protein has product MKKQVWIAVCVSAMLGTGVLLLSGGREAEGLPWQTLNGKIETALAVQEETNEAAERSRSGGTQAECASASSGQSQAGSGRSARGALPAQPSRPSAKPAAENGNAEPKAKTAPRSTTAQAASGATTAKSSAAESPPGDAAPGEAGKIRLNSADAAALMELPGIGAKKAQAILDYRAEHGPFRDVTELLEVKGIGAKMLEKMMPELAL; this is encoded by the coding sequence ATGAAAAAGCAAGTATGGATCGCAGTGTGCGTATCGGCGATGTTGGGAACGGGCGTCCTGCTGCTGTCGGGAGGCCGCGAAGCGGAAGGTCTGCCCTGGCAAACGTTGAACGGGAAAATCGAGACGGCGTTGGCGGTGCAGGAAGAGACGAACGAAGCGGCGGAGCGGAGCCGCAGCGGGGGGACGCAGGCCGAGTGCGCGAGCGCAAGTTCAGGCCAAAGTCAAGCCGGGAGCGGCCGGTCTGCCCGCGGCGCTCTTCCCGCGCAGCCGAGCCGGCCAAGCGCGAAGCCGGCCGCGGAGAACGGAAACGCCGAACCCAAGGCGAAAACGGCTCCACGTTCGACTACGGCGCAAGCGGCTTCGGGCGCGACCACGGCGAAATCTTCCGCAGCCGAATCTCCGCCGGGCGACGCAGCGCCGGGCGAAGCCGGAAAGATCCGGCTGAACTCCGCCGATGCGGCCGCCCTGATGGAACTGCCCGGCATCGGGGCGAAGAAAGCGCAGGCGATTCTCGATTATCGCGCCGAGCACGGTCCGTTCCGCGACGTGACCGAGCTTTTGGAAGTCAAAGGCATCGGGGCAAAAATGCTGGAGAAGATGATGCCGGAGCTGGCACTGTGA
- a CDS encoding deoxycytidylate deaminase yields MGSSPRKDWDTYFMDIAFMVSTRSQCPRRQVGAVLVQGKKLLGTAYNGAPMGVPDCSEAGCMIAEEYELVQANGAEQVIKKQRCVRTIHAEQNLLLFTDRADREGSTVYVTDEPCWTCANMLANSGITEVVYCRAYPKDSGKVQAMMKQKGIAFRGIGPYSPPTASAEPLV; encoded by the coding sequence ATGGGGAGCAGTCCGCGCAAAGATTGGGATACGTATTTTATGGATATCGCATTTATGGTGTCGACGCGTTCGCAGTGTCCGAGGCGGCAGGTCGGCGCGGTGCTGGTGCAGGGCAAAAAGCTGCTCGGCACCGCCTATAACGGAGCGCCGATGGGCGTGCCGGACTGTTCGGAAGCGGGCTGCATGATCGCCGAAGAATACGAGCTGGTGCAGGCAAACGGCGCGGAACAGGTAATCAAAAAGCAGCGCTGCGTGCGGACGATCCACGCCGAGCAGAATCTGCTGCTGTTCACCGACCGCGCCGACCGCGAAGGCTCGACGGTCTACGTGACCGACGAGCCGTGCTGGACGTGCGCCAACATGTTGGCGAACAGCGGCATCACGGAAGTGGTCTACTGCCGCGCCTATCCGAAAGACAGCGGCAAAGTGCAGGCGATGATGAAGCAAAAAGGCATCGCTTTTCGCGGCATCGGACCTTACAGCCCGCCGACGGCTTCGGCGGAGCCGCTTGTCTGA